From a single Lewinella sp. LCG006 genomic region:
- a CDS encoding response regulator — protein MNRKLTQRPLRQPLLDKRAVVQVLLIEDEASYAGLVSLLLKNNPEQEYEITIADMLASGLEQLGSEKDFDAVLLDLSLPDSKGIDTLLRLIDAFPNTNVIVLTGTSDRDQGVRAVGAGAQDYLVKGEFEPNQLYRVLRFSMERKQILMRLEEAQQIARIGNWEFRPSENFFFASKEVYRILGVPHGEQFFTYQDIQQAESPFYLLRAQEDCPPEQRAFQQDLKIQRQNNQAVHVLLNSRRVERINQESYFVGTLQDITLQKRTEELQRAQQLSEETARVREQVIATVSHELRTPMNAIVGMSNLLTQTPLNKEQEEYVYSVQEASHLLLGIINDILLTSSLQNDALNIEESAFDLPLTVRRIIDVLKPKALAKGLLLTYALSPPLPQRVRGDKQRISQVLYNILGNAVKFTEQGQVVLQVNWKEQSSDLIQVQFEIQDTGPGIPKDQQDSIFQAFNRIHTPGKQQEGTGLGLSIAKQLAERMNGHIHLTSEVGKGAKFTIHLPLKLETEQTKTTPSPTTPSLKNTTPPRRILIVEDHPMNQIVLRKTLEKEWSEIDIVIANSGTQARQVLENSLFDLILMDVQLPDEDGFSITRYLRTVLSHRHATTPVLAMTAQTQIAEDERYLEAGMNDYILKPFNPEELFEKIAQYVK, from the coding sequence ATGAACCGAAAGTTGACACAACGCCCTCTCCGGCAGCCATTGCTCGACAAACGCGCAGTGGTACAAGTGTTACTGATCGAAGATGAAGCCAGCTATGCGGGCTTGGTCAGCCTGTTGCTTAAAAACAATCCCGAGCAAGAATACGAAATTACGATTGCCGACATGCTCGCCAGTGGCCTGGAGCAGCTGGGTAGTGAAAAGGACTTTGATGCCGTTTTATTGGATCTCAGCCTTCCCGACAGCAAGGGCATCGATACCCTCTTAAGGCTCATTGACGCCTTTCCCAATACCAACGTTATTGTCCTTACGGGAACCAGTGACCGCGACCAGGGCGTAAGAGCCGTAGGGGCTGGCGCACAGGACTATCTCGTGAAAGGCGAATTTGAGCCCAATCAGCTCTACCGTGTCTTACGTTTCTCTATGGAACGGAAGCAGATTTTGATGCGACTCGAAGAAGCCCAGCAAATTGCTCGCATTGGTAACTGGGAATTTCGACCTTCCGAAAACTTTTTCTTTGCCAGCAAGGAAGTCTACCGAATACTGGGAGTGCCTCACGGTGAACAATTTTTTACCTACCAGGATATCCAGCAAGCCGAGTCTCCTTTCTATTTATTACGAGCACAGGAAGATTGTCCTCCCGAGCAGCGAGCCTTTCAGCAGGACCTAAAAATACAAAGGCAAAATAACCAGGCTGTACACGTTCTTCTCAACAGCAGGCGGGTAGAGCGAATAAATCAAGAAAGCTATTTCGTAGGTACGCTTCAGGATATTACTTTACAAAAAAGAACCGAAGAGCTCCAACGAGCGCAGCAATTATCAGAAGAAACGGCCAGAGTCCGGGAACAGGTGATCGCCACGGTGAGCCATGAGCTGCGTACCCCAATGAATGCCATCGTCGGCATGAGCAACCTCCTCACGCAAACACCGCTGAATAAGGAACAAGAAGAGTACGTTTATTCCGTACAAGAAGCTTCCCACCTGTTGCTGGGGATCATCAATGATATCTTGCTTACCTCCAGCTTACAAAACGATGCGCTCAATATCGAAGAAAGTGCTTTTGACCTGCCCCTAACGGTACGTCGAATCATTGATGTCCTCAAACCTAAAGCGCTGGCCAAAGGGCTGTTGCTAACGTACGCATTATCTCCTCCCTTACCCCAGCGGGTCAGAGGTGACAAACAACGCATTAGCCAGGTACTTTATAATATCCTCGGCAACGCCGTAAAATTCACAGAGCAAGGTCAGGTTGTTCTCCAGGTCAATTGGAAGGAGCAAAGTTCAGACCTCATTCAGGTCCAATTTGAAATCCAGGATACGGGGCCAGGTATTCCCAAAGACCAGCAAGACAGCATTTTCCAAGCCTTCAACCGTATCCACACGCCGGGCAAACAACAGGAAGGAACAGGCCTTGGGCTGAGTATCGCCAAACAACTCGCGGAACGGATGAATGGCCATATCCACCTGACCTCCGAAGTAGGTAAAGGTGCAAAATTCACGATTCATTTACCACTCAAGCTAGAAACGGAACAAACAAAAACAACACCCTCACCTACTACACCCAGCCTAAAAAACACTACTCCCCCCCGCAGGATACTTATCGTGGAAGACCATCCAATGAACCAGATTGTCTTACGTAAAACCCTGGAAAAAGAATGGTCAGAAATAGATATTGTCATCGCCAACAGTGGTACACAAGCTCGACAAGTACTTGAAAATTCGTTGTTTGACCTTATCTTGATGGACGTCCAGCTACCTGACGAAGATGGCTTCAGCATCACCCGCTACCTACGAACCGTTTTAAGCCACCGCCACGCCACCACGCCAGTGCTTGCAATGACCGCCCAAACCCAAATTGCCGAAGACGAACGCTACCTGGAAGCAGGCATGAACGATTACATATTAAAGCCTTTTAACCCAGAGGAACTTTTTGAAAAAATAGCCCAATACGTAAAATAA
- the rlmD gene encoding 23S rRNA (uracil(1939)-C(5))-methyltransferase RlmD has product MARRKKRYPEILYNVTFTSMADKGRCVGRDPEGKVVFAEDAAPGDVADVQIFKKRKGVLWGKPSHFHKKSEARVEPFCAHFGVCGGCKWQHVDYAAQLRNKEEGVYNTIQRIGKVDVVEKQPILGGEKTTYYRNKLEFGCANRRWLTDEEVKDESISQMSEVVGFHRPGAYDKLIQIDHCYLQDEPSNAIRNGIRELAIEMSFPFFDMRERTGSLRQLMIRTSSLGQTMVLIAFFANDQKKIQPFLAAVQAKFPEITSLFYCINPKVNEYLMDLDMHLFHGTPYIEEALGHIRYRIGAKSFFQTNTNQAIRLYDIAAEFAGLTGEENVYDLYTGIGSIALYLADKCRQVVGIEEIAAAIDDAKINAELNGIENARFYAGDVKDILTDEFAKEHGAPDVLITDPPRAGMHPKVVQMLLQLAAPRLVYVSCNPATQARDLQLLDEMYRVEKMRPVDMFPHTSHVENVALLVKR; this is encoded by the coding sequence ATGGCACGCCGCAAGAAAAGATATCCAGAAATATTGTACAACGTAACCTTCACCAGCATGGCCGATAAAGGCCGCTGTGTTGGCCGCGACCCTGAAGGCAAGGTAGTATTTGCTGAAGATGCCGCTCCTGGTGATGTAGCCGATGTGCAGATTTTCAAAAAACGCAAAGGTGTTCTATGGGGTAAGCCCAGTCATTTTCATAAAAAATCGGAAGCGCGGGTTGAACCCTTCTGTGCCCACTTTGGGGTCTGTGGTGGTTGCAAATGGCAGCACGTAGATTACGCCGCCCAGCTGCGCAACAAAGAAGAAGGCGTTTACAACACCATCCAGCGAATTGGTAAAGTAGACGTCGTTGAAAAGCAGCCAATTCTGGGAGGGGAAAAAACGACCTACTATCGCAATAAGCTGGAATTTGGCTGTGCCAACCGACGCTGGCTCACCGACGAGGAAGTCAAGGATGAAAGCATCTCTCAGATGTCGGAAGTTGTGGGTTTCCACCGCCCCGGGGCTTACGATAAGCTTATCCAGATTGACCACTGCTACCTACAAGATGAGCCCTCCAACGCTATCCGCAATGGCATTCGGGAACTGGCGATAGAGATGAGCTTCCCGTTTTTTGACATGCGGGAACGCACTGGCTCTTTGCGCCAATTGATGATCAGAACCAGCAGCCTGGGCCAAACCATGGTGCTGATCGCTTTTTTCGCCAACGATCAGAAGAAAATCCAGCCTTTCCTCGCTGCGGTGCAGGCAAAATTCCCGGAAATCACCAGCCTCTTTTACTGCATCAACCCCAAGGTCAACGAGTACCTCATGGATCTCGATATGCACCTTTTCCATGGCACGCCTTATATCGAGGAAGCACTGGGGCATATCCGATACCGGATTGGCGCGAAATCTTTTTTTCAAACCAACACCAATCAAGCCATTCGCCTGTACGATATCGCTGCTGAATTTGCGGGGCTTACCGGCGAGGAGAATGTTTATGACCTCTATACAGGTATTGGTAGCATTGCACTTTACCTCGCCGACAAATGCCGACAAGTAGTAGGCATCGAAGAAATTGCGGCAGCGATTGATGATGCAAAAATCAATGCTGAACTTAATGGTATTGAAAATGCCCGTTTTTACGCCGGTGATGTGAAAGACATTCTCACCGACGAGTTTGCCAAAGAACACGGCGCACCGGATGTGCTCATTACCGACCCCCCACGGGCCGGCATGCACCCCAAAGTCGTTCAGATGCTCCTACAACTGGCAGCTCCCCGCTTGGTATATGTGAGCTGCAACCCAGCCACCCAAGCACGCGATTTGCAATTGCTAGACGAGATGTACCGCGTGGAGAAAATGCGGCCTGTGGATATGTTCCCTCATACCTCACACGTGGAGAATGTAGCCTTGTTGGTAAAGCGTTAG
- a CDS encoding polynucleotide kinase-phosphatase, protein MNTPINIQFPQKCLALLIGASSAGKSTFAKTHFLPAAVLSSDQCRTMVANHEDVLDANEATFAVLFLIVRKRLERGLFTIVDATNLDAESRKALVQIAHEYHLHSYAIVLQPDLKILKTRNQQRPDRQLPDRVIVHQHRRAQQAIRQLRREGFRQHWVLKNDAEANITYRPMPSDYTNCTGPFDIIGDVHGCFEELLGLLNKLGYQIQETTTGVFDISTPPGRKIIFVGDLVDRGPASHKVLKLAMQMVAQEQAFCVAGNHDDKLRRYLEGRQVKVAHGLEMTIEQLSSTGPAFQQEVLHFLQQLPLHLELDGGKLLVAHAGLEESMHGRVGSEVRSFCLYGKTTGKTDEHGLPERYPWAQDYQGRAKIVYGHTPVSQPQWFNQTLCLDTGCVFGGTLSALRYPENEMVEVAALQTYAISSRPFQSPPASSSTTLKAADILGRKTVETRLCPKILIPERQALQALETMSRFAVDPRQLIYLPPTMSPVKTSKLPDFLEHPKEAFDYYREQGIERVVCQEKHMGSRAVITVGKTATALTERFGVEKGLGWIITRTGRKFFNDTATEQALLARISAQLTRSGFWERHQTDWVLLDAELMPWSAKASQLLKTQYAATATAGDIALALAQVTVNDALQRLPALGPLQERIAQRQENIQKFRHAYRQYCWDAVGPEGLRIAPFHLLATEGSVHTDKDHAWHLKELDRFCNQEEPCLVATNRRWVDLSNEKEVETATEWWLDLTSKGGEGMVVKPASFVAKQDNTLIQPALKVRGREYLRIIYGPDYTLPHNSERLRQRHLKKKRSLAEREFALGMEALERFVARQALNNVHQCVFSILALESEEVDVSL, encoded by the coding sequence ATGAATACTCCTATCAACATCCAATTCCCTCAAAAGTGCCTCGCGCTGTTAATTGGTGCCAGCTCTGCCGGAAAATCCACTTTTGCCAAAACCCACTTCCTGCCAGCAGCAGTCCTTTCTTCTGACCAATGCCGCACAATGGTGGCCAACCACGAAGACGTGTTGGACGCCAATGAAGCAACTTTTGCCGTCTTATTTCTGATTGTTCGTAAACGGCTGGAAAGGGGCTTGTTTACCATCGTAGATGCTACCAACCTTGATGCTGAAAGCAGAAAGGCACTGGTACAAATAGCTCATGAATACCACCTGCACAGCTACGCCATTGTTCTGCAACCTGATTTAAAAATCCTTAAAACCCGCAATCAACAACGCCCAGACCGGCAATTACCTGATCGGGTAATTGTCCACCAGCACCGCCGAGCTCAGCAAGCCATCCGGCAATTGCGCAGAGAAGGCTTTCGCCAGCACTGGGTACTCAAGAATGATGCAGAGGCAAATATCACTTATCGGCCAATGCCCAGCGATTATACAAATTGCACAGGCCCATTTGATATTATCGGCGACGTGCATGGTTGTTTCGAGGAACTGCTTGGTTTATTAAACAAACTTGGTTATCAGATTCAGGAAACAACCACTGGCGTGTTCGACATAAGTACGCCTCCAGGCAGAAAAATCATCTTTGTAGGAGACCTGGTAGACCGTGGACCGGCAAGCCACAAAGTGCTAAAATTAGCCATGCAAATGGTCGCGCAAGAACAAGCATTTTGCGTAGCAGGTAACCATGATGACAAACTGAGGAGATATCTCGAAGGCCGCCAAGTGAAAGTAGCCCATGGTTTGGAAATGACCATTGAACAGCTATCTTCTACTGGGCCAGCTTTCCAACAGGAAGTACTCCATTTTTTGCAACAACTCCCCTTGCACCTGGAGCTAGATGGCGGTAAACTCTTGGTGGCTCACGCAGGCTTAGAGGAGTCGATGCACGGAAGAGTGGGGAGTGAGGTACGTTCTTTCTGCCTTTACGGCAAAACCACTGGCAAAACCGACGAACACGGCCTACCGGAACGCTACCCCTGGGCACAAGACTACCAGGGAAGGGCAAAAATCGTTTACGGGCATACGCCGGTGAGTCAGCCACAGTGGTTCAACCAAACCCTTTGCCTGGATACGGGCTGTGTATTTGGTGGTACACTCAGTGCGTTGCGTTATCCGGAAAACGAGATGGTAGAGGTTGCGGCCTTGCAAACTTACGCCATTAGCAGTCGGCCTTTCCAGTCGCCCCCTGCCTCCAGCAGCACGACACTAAAGGCCGCCGATATACTGGGTAGAAAAACCGTTGAAACACGTTTGTGTCCTAAGATACTGATCCCGGAAAGGCAAGCCCTTCAGGCATTGGAGACGATGAGTCGCTTCGCTGTTGACCCTCGCCAATTGATCTACCTGCCACCGACCATGTCGCCCGTAAAGACCAGTAAGCTACCTGACTTTTTGGAGCACCCCAAAGAAGCCTTTGATTACTACCGCGAACAAGGCATAGAACGCGTCGTTTGCCAGGAAAAACACATGGGCTCCAGGGCGGTCATCACGGTTGGGAAAACAGCCACCGCACTTACTGAGCGGTTTGGTGTAGAGAAAGGCCTGGGCTGGATCATCACCCGTACAGGCAGAAAATTCTTTAACGACACTGCGACCGAACAGGCCTTGTTGGCACGTATCTCAGCGCAGCTTACGCGCAGTGGTTTTTGGGAACGCCACCAAACCGATTGGGTCTTGCTGGATGCCGAGCTAATGCCCTGGTCTGCCAAAGCCAGCCAACTGCTCAAAACCCAGTACGCCGCCACCGCCACCGCCGGAGATATTGCCTTGGCTTTGGCCCAAGTCACAGTAAACGATGCCTTGCAGAGATTACCAGCATTGGGGCCATTACAAGAACGGATTGCGCAACGCCAGGAGAACATCCAAAAATTTCGTCACGCTTATCGCCAATACTGCTGGGATGCCGTAGGGCCAGAGGGTTTGCGCATCGCGCCTTTTCACTTGCTGGCCACCGAAGGTAGTGTACACACGGATAAAGACCATGCCTGGCACCTGAAGGAGTTGGATCGCTTCTGCAACCAGGAGGAGCCTTGCCTGGTAGCTACGAATCGCCGCTGGGTAGACCTTAGCAATGAAAAAGAGGTCGAGACGGCTACCGAATGGTGGCTGGATCTCACTAGCAAGGGCGGCGAAGGGATGGTAGTCAAGCCTGCCTCTTTTGTAGCAAAACAGGACAACACCCTGATACAACCCGCGCTTAAAGTTCGAGGCCGCGAGTACTTACGGATCATTTATGGACCAGATTACACCCTGCCCCACAATAGCGAACGTCTGCGCCAACGGCACCTCAAGAAAAAGAGAAGTTTGGCCGAACGAGAATTTGCACTGGGGATGGAAGCACTGGAACGCTTCGTCGCTCGCCAGGCACTGAACAATGTACACCAATGTGTGTTTTCTATCCTCGCACTGGAAAGCGAAGAGGTGGATGTGAGTTTGTAA
- a CDS encoding 3' terminal RNA ribose 2'-O-methyltransferase Hen1, whose translation MLLNLTVKGPEATRLGYLLGKHPDKYQTKELSFGLAHVFFPEAKTTSCTATLLLDIDTTQEMRHSRRDHFGRNANTKAGLDQYVNDRGYVTSSLFTTAISKVYSSALNGTCKFAPQLIEQPWDIEVELAAVCVRGDAALLHRLFAPLGYACDYEQVLLDENFPDWGTSPYYHLRLRTQKTVQQVLQHLYILLPVLDNQKHYYFKEDELSKLLSKASDWLDSHPESSLITRRYFGYKSSYLKAAQKALQAPSEEMEKAATNAEEEEPLTLHQVRHERVTEILLEKRAKTILDLGCSSGKLLQRLQQEDSFTRLTGADVAAEALQVAARRLHLDHRQKQTPDPRTELIQAALTYEDDRFKDYDAALLVEVIEHLEPERLPALEEVVFGAAQPGLVIVTTPNVEYNALFPNLPAGAFRHADHRFEWDRKTFCNWAEQTAQQYGYHFEFHNLGEEHPVHGAPSQMAVFSRLAV comes from the coding sequence ATGTTACTCAACCTTACCGTTAAAGGACCTGAAGCTACTCGACTAGGCTACCTCCTGGGAAAACACCCTGACAAATACCAAACCAAGGAACTCAGCTTTGGCCTGGCCCACGTCTTCTTCCCTGAGGCAAAAACCACAAGCTGCACCGCTACCCTGCTACTAGACATCGACACCACGCAGGAAATGCGCCACAGTCGTCGTGATCATTTCGGCCGCAATGCCAATACCAAAGCTGGTCTGGACCAGTACGTCAACGATCGTGGCTACGTTACCTCTTCGCTTTTTACCACTGCCATTTCTAAAGTCTATTCCAGTGCCCTCAATGGAACCTGCAAATTTGCGCCTCAACTGATTGAACAGCCTTGGGATATTGAGGTAGAGCTTGCTGCCGTCTGTGTAAGAGGAGATGCTGCCTTGCTTCACCGCTTGTTTGCCCCGCTGGGTTACGCGTGTGATTACGAACAAGTACTCCTGGACGAAAATTTTCCTGACTGGGGCACGAGCCCTTATTACCATCTACGTCTGCGTACACAAAAAACCGTCCAGCAGGTCCTACAACACCTTTATATTCTGCTTCCTGTGCTTGACAACCAAAAGCATTACTATTTCAAAGAAGACGAGCTTAGCAAGTTGCTGAGCAAAGCGAGTGACTGGCTAGATAGCCACCCTGAAAGCAGTTTGATTACCCGGCGGTATTTCGGCTACAAAAGCAGCTACCTGAAAGCTGCCCAAAAAGCACTGCAAGCACCATCAGAAGAAATGGAGAAAGCAGCTACAAACGCCGAAGAAGAAGAGCCACTGACCTTGCACCAGGTACGCCACGAGCGCGTCACGGAAATACTTTTGGAAAAAAGAGCAAAAACAATACTTGACCTGGGGTGCAGCTCCGGCAAGTTGCTCCAAAGGCTTCAACAAGAGGATTCGTTTACCCGCTTGACGGGTGCCGATGTTGCGGCAGAAGCTTTGCAGGTAGCCGCCCGACGTTTGCACCTGGATCACCGTCAAAAACAAACCCCTGATCCCCGAACAGAACTTATTCAGGCAGCCCTTACGTACGAAGACGACCGTTTTAAAGATTATGACGCCGCCTTATTGGTGGAGGTCATAGAACACCTGGAACCGGAGCGACTTCCCGCCTTGGAAGAGGTAGTATTTGGTGCAGCCCAGCCTGGGCTCGTCATCGTGACAACGCCAAACGTTGAGTACAACGCCCTTTTTCCAAACCTCCCCGCTGGAGCTTTCCGGCATGCCGACCACCGTTTTGAATGGGACCGAAAAACCTTTTGCAATTGGGCGGAGCAAACAGCTCAACAGTATGGCTATCACTTCGAATTTCACAACCTGGGCGAAGAACACCCTGTACATGGAGCACCCTCCCAAATGGCCGTTTTTTCACGGCTAGCAGTTTAG
- a CDS encoding helix-turn-helix transcriptional regulator — protein MALNRLALIRYRTIDKCLRNRSRRWTLDDLVEACSEMLYEYEGTDRPVSRRTIQYDLQMMRSDKLGYEAPIVVEQRKYYTYADPDYGILQGPLSTADLEQLGEAVAVLKQFQGFGHLQELGGLVQKLEDKVSAADSQQPIGIMLESNEGLRGLEYLEELYRAVRQQRVVRLTYQSFKAKQPSLVVVNPLLLREFNNRWFLLATKERETRILSFALDRIQGVTFPDLPFYPLPNFDPEAYYKNVVGVTVNAHRITKIRLSLDAKNAPYVLTKPLHPSQEIEEEHENGSVVVSIRVIPNFELERLLLGFGPGLCVLSPKRIQDRMKLLLKAALARYDKMTDAASRLE, from the coding sequence ATGGCGCTCAACCGATTAGCCCTTATTCGTTATCGTACGATTGACAAATGCTTGCGGAACCGATCACGGCGTTGGACCTTGGATGATTTAGTGGAGGCGTGTTCGGAGATGCTCTACGAGTACGAAGGCACTGATCGGCCCGTGAGTCGCCGTACTATTCAGTACGATTTGCAGATGATGCGCTCGGATAAGCTCGGCTACGAAGCCCCCATTGTGGTAGAGCAGCGCAAGTATTATACGTACGCTGATCCAGATTATGGCATCCTACAAGGGCCTTTAAGTACCGCAGATTTAGAACAACTAGGGGAAGCCGTGGCGGTGCTCAAGCAATTCCAAGGGTTTGGGCACTTGCAAGAGTTGGGAGGACTGGTACAAAAGCTGGAGGACAAGGTCAGTGCCGCTGATTCACAACAGCCTATTGGTATCATGTTGGAAAGCAATGAAGGTCTGCGTGGATTGGAATACCTGGAAGAGCTATATCGCGCCGTTCGACAACAACGGGTAGTACGCCTAACCTACCAGTCCTTCAAGGCCAAGCAACCAAGTCTGGTAGTTGTTAACCCCTTGCTCTTACGGGAATTCAATAATCGTTGGTTTCTGTTGGCTACCAAAGAGCGGGAAACGCGGATTCTCAGCTTTGCGCTTGATCGTATTCAGGGGGTCACTTTTCCGGATTTGCCATTTTATCCCTTGCCTAATTTTGATCCGGAAGCCTATTACAAAAACGTAGTAGGTGTAACCGTAAACGCCCACCGGATCACTAAAATTCGCCTTTCGCTCGACGCGAAAAATGCACCCTATGTCCTCACCAAACCCTTGCATCCTTCACAAGAAATAGAAGAAGAACATGAAAACGGTAGTGTCGTCGTCAGTATTCGGGTGATCCCCAATTTTGAACTGGAACGCCTACTGCTTGGTTTCGGCCCTGGCCTGTGTGTACTCTCCCCCAAAAGGATACAGGATAGGATGAAGCTGCTCCTCAAGGCTGCCCTGGCCAGGTATGATAAGATGACGGATGCTGCGTCAAGGTTGGAATAG